The following proteins are encoded in a genomic region of Lujinxingia vulgaris:
- a CDS encoding sigma 54-interacting transcriptional regulator, which produces MLLVMAPERLTALERAGLRALISYHLQRPLELPGSAARQVVVALVGDVEALGSDLDVVTVDMSGGSRERTQRFLQDDRVLERVLSSTGGCPERLEAMLASLPATAGELATLRVARLSTTARTLLEALALAGRELELSFLDGMVERSMSEALRELREGGLVQRRVDAGSVQLSVASSEVSAAAVASMPEARRMQVHAALAQRALACSSHGDSGFIAHHALQAGERELGVRFGLPAARQMMQWGRWDEARALVHRLLLETLEDETQAEVHELGAALAEARGDWLEAISHCGRLRRYARERNDRVILEMRIASLLVRLGRPELARGRYQVAERHLQAISEQGQDVRVLELKLELGKGDVAYQLGEHEDAAACVATVLQRSEALAAEHVAEVVVGAHSLHGKVHLFRGELDGASQAFAQSASLAGQHNLPAEVARAEANLGVVAVQKRDYDEAERRLRRALEQSQAGLASVSRLNCWLNLGIVHQRRSEYGEALLCFERSLRAAQAERHEVAFEVASHNLVTLLQDLGAFAPAWELVERLEQRPVVSGHFAGRWSAMLRGQLLLDQGRLDEAVSELARAEEALSAAPRLYAVEMRLRRAEALMLLGQRERARQVLDDVRVEGDAQSEALYRKVTARLMEGRERAETLKDVVGDLRALGLFRDAIDASVACAEAWEEAGERDRAMLVVERALADLRERASRVPEAYRASFYAVPVHRQLVELFQTFDGQLPEDVVVPAQQVVVSDGEVAPQDDPTFLAWRARYSEMIGRDARLMQVFRSIDRVGPGETTVLLSGESGTGKELAAAAIHRQSPRASQPFVKVNCAAFVEELLLSELFGHEKGAFTGAMRQKEGLFEVADGGTLFLDEIGDISAKTQVALLRVLQEGTFERVGGTETLSVDVRVVAATNRDLEELVERGLFRLDLYYRLKGFVIELPALRERREDIPLLLDHFATKFSKDGRAPAFAPEVVQFLARYRWRGNIRELENFVRSVLLFVEGERVEMRHLDEFGDFFASAEVDETLPEISIASRPAEPVGGVPQAGGEVLSPEAFVDPEEALIEQIVADGLSLSRLKKRLEHECIKRALEETGGNITRAAEILQLKRPRLSQIINASPELTALKEELVG; this is translated from the coding sequence GTGCTGCTGGTGATGGCCCCGGAGCGTCTGACCGCGCTAGAGCGTGCGGGTCTGCGTGCGCTGATCTCCTACCATCTGCAACGACCGCTGGAGTTGCCGGGGTCTGCGGCGCGACAGGTTGTGGTGGCGCTCGTCGGAGACGTCGAGGCGCTGGGATCGGATCTGGACGTCGTCACTGTTGATATGAGCGGGGGCTCTCGGGAGCGCACACAGCGGTTTTTGCAGGACGATCGTGTGCTGGAGCGTGTGCTCTCCAGCACGGGTGGTTGCCCGGAGCGGCTGGAGGCGATGTTGGCCTCGCTGCCCGCGACGGCCGGCGAGCTTGCGACCCTGCGCGTGGCGCGGCTCTCGACGACGGCGCGCACGCTGCTGGAGGCGTTGGCGCTGGCGGGGCGCGAGCTCGAACTCAGTTTTCTCGATGGGATGGTTGAGCGTTCCATGTCCGAAGCATTGCGCGAACTGCGGGAGGGCGGGCTGGTGCAGCGCCGTGTCGACGCGGGCAGTGTGCAGCTGAGCGTGGCTTCCTCCGAGGTCAGCGCCGCGGCGGTGGCGTCGATGCCCGAAGCTCGCCGGATGCAGGTTCATGCGGCGCTTGCCCAACGCGCGCTGGCGTGCAGTTCGCACGGCGACTCCGGTTTTATCGCGCACCACGCGCTGCAGGCTGGCGAGCGCGAGCTGGGCGTGCGCTTCGGCCTGCCGGCGGCCCGCCAGATGATGCAGTGGGGCCGATGGGATGAAGCTCGTGCGCTCGTCCATCGCCTGCTTCTTGAGACGCTTGAGGATGAGACGCAGGCCGAAGTTCATGAGCTGGGGGCAGCGCTGGCCGAAGCTCGAGGGGACTGGCTTGAGGCGATCTCGCACTGCGGCAGACTCAGGCGTTACGCCCGTGAGCGAAACGACCGGGTTATTCTGGAGATGCGGATCGCGTCGTTGCTGGTGCGCCTCGGCCGTCCGGAGTTGGCGCGAGGGCGTTATCAGGTCGCCGAGCGTCACCTGCAGGCGATCTCGGAGCAGGGACAGGATGTTCGCGTTCTTGAGCTAAAACTTGAGCTTGGAAAGGGCGACGTCGCCTACCAGCTCGGTGAGCACGAGGACGCCGCAGCATGCGTCGCGACGGTCCTTCAGCGGAGTGAGGCGCTGGCGGCCGAGCACGTCGCTGAGGTTGTGGTCGGCGCGCATAGCCTGCATGGGAAGGTGCATCTCTTTCGCGGCGAACTGGACGGGGCCAGCCAGGCGTTTGCTCAAAGCGCGTCGCTCGCCGGTCAGCATAATCTGCCGGCGGAGGTCGCTCGTGCGGAAGCGAACCTCGGGGTGGTCGCGGTGCAAAAGCGTGACTACGACGAGGCCGAGCGTCGGCTGCGGCGCGCGTTGGAGCAATCCCAGGCCGGGCTGGCCAGCGTCTCGCGACTGAACTGCTGGCTCAACCTGGGGATCGTGCACCAGCGGCGCAGCGAGTACGGCGAGGCGCTCTTGTGTTTTGAGCGCTCGCTTCGCGCGGCGCAGGCCGAGCGCCATGAGGTGGCCTTTGAGGTGGCCTCCCACAACCTGGTGACGCTCCTTCAAGATCTGGGCGCATTTGCGCCGGCCTGGGAGTTGGTTGAGCGCCTGGAGCAACGTCCGGTAGTCTCGGGGCATTTTGCGGGCCGCTGGTCGGCGATGCTGCGAGGACAACTGCTGCTCGACCAGGGGCGCCTTGATGAGGCCGTCAGCGAGCTTGCACGCGCCGAAGAGGCGCTCTCGGCGGCCCCTCGCCTCTACGCGGTGGAGATGCGCCTGCGTCGCGCCGAAGCCTTGATGTTGCTGGGGCAGCGAGAGCGCGCGCGTCAGGTTCTCGATGACGTGCGCGTTGAGGGTGATGCGCAGAGTGAGGCGTTGTATCGCAAGGTCACGGCTCGTTTGATGGAAGGGCGTGAGCGCGCCGAAACGCTCAAGGATGTGGTGGGTGACCTGCGTGCCCTTGGGCTTTTTCGAGACGCGATTGATGCCAGCGTCGCGTGTGCCGAAGCCTGGGAGGAGGCCGGTGAGCGAGACCGGGCGATGCTCGTGGTCGAGCGGGCGCTGGCCGACCTGCGCGAGCGCGCGAGTCGGGTGCCCGAGGCGTATCGAGCGAGTTTTTATGCGGTGCCGGTGCATCGACAGCTCGTGGAGCTTTTTCAAACCTTTGACGGTCAACTTCCCGAAGATGTGGTCGTGCCGGCGCAGCAGGTCGTGGTCAGCGATGGCGAGGTTGCGCCCCAGGATGATCCGACCTTCCTCGCCTGGCGCGCGCGCTACTCCGAGATGATCGGGCGGGATGCGCGTTTGATGCAGGTCTTCCGTTCGATTGACAGGGTGGGGCCGGGGGAGACGACCGTTCTGCTCAGCGGGGAGTCGGGAACCGGTAAAGAGCTCGCGGCGGCGGCGATTCATCGCCAGAGCCCGCGCGCGTCTCAACCCTTTGTGAAGGTGAACTGCGCGGCGTTTGTGGAGGAGCTCTTGCTCAGCGAGCTCTTCGGTCATGAGAAAGGCGCGTTCACCGGAGCGATGCGCCAGAAGGAGGGCCTCTTTGAGGTCGCCGACGGCGGGACGCTTTTTCTCGATGAGATCGGTGATATCTCGGCGAAGACGCAGGTGGCGCTCTTGCGGGTTCTTCAGGAGGGCACGTTTGAGCGCGTGGGCGGCACCGAGACGCTCAGTGTCGATGTGCGCGTCGTCGCCGCGACCAACCGCGACCTGGAAGAGCTTGTGGAGCGGGGACTCTTCCGCCTTGATCTTTATTACCGGCTGAAAGGCTTTGTGATCGAGCTTCCGGCGTTGCGTGAGCGGCGCGAGGATATCCCGCTACTACTCGACCATTTCGCGACGAAGTTCAGCAAGGATGGTCGGGCGCCCGCGTTTGCTCCCGAGGTTGTGCAGTTTCTGGCGCGCTACCGCTGGCGGGGTAATATTCGCGAGTTGGAGAACTTCGTGCGAAGCGTGCTTCTCTTTGTGGAGGGCGAGCGCGTGGAGATGCGTCACCTCGATGAGTTTGGCGACTTTTTTGCGAGCGCCGAGGTCGATGAGACGCTGCCCGAGATTTCGATTGCGTCACGGCCAGCGGAGCCGGTCGGTGGTGTGCCGCAGGCCGGTGGGGAGGTGCTCAGCCCCGAGGCCTTTGTCGATCCGGAGGAGGCGCTGATTGAGCAGATCGTCGCCGACGGTCTCTCGTTGAGCCGCCTCAAGAAACGACTGGAACACGAGTGCATCAAGCGAGCGTTGGAGGAGACCGGGGGCAACATCACCCGGGCTGCAGAGATTCTTCAGCTGAAACGCCCGCGTTTGAGTCAGATCATTAATGCGTCGCCGGAGCTGACGGCGCTTAAAGAAGAGCTGGTAGGGTGA
- a CDS encoding serine/threonine protein kinase, translating to MAICPNCKTRVEQLFAPCPSGDGFFAIEEAEHASHPDDRLLGRRIGERFIVAAILGSGSMGYVYKAYQAQVDRMVALKVFHADKVEGTLMGQRTASSTGPGGQDRFAQEARVLAKLSHPNCVTLYDFGVSEDERFLYIAMEHVAGVSLRKAVRRGLKIDAILEIVRQMLMALREAHSLDIVHRDLKPENIILSYRRSSDEQIVKVLDFGIAKLLQQDPQSARTAVGLLFGTPAYMSPEQCRGESDIGPATDIYALGCMLYELVCGKLPYVSKSPQEMVRMHQLEPIPDLEPRPGLKVPAGLETFVRTCMAKNPGDRYADAHAALGAFESLAGKASGQALRVGTPEGSARKGRVMVPGDRIIGNNVDPTVDRAAPAGLSARAISAQPAAAPTDGVRDTARGEVGGKKASSRSIAAMLRQGNNALVLIALSVVLIFCALLFTYIYLSTRG from the coding sequence ATGGCCATATGCCCGAACTGTAAGACCAGGGTGGAGCAGCTTTTTGCGCCGTGTCCCTCGGGCGACGGCTTTTTTGCGATCGAGGAGGCTGAGCACGCAAGCCATCCCGATGACCGCCTGCTGGGGCGGCGCATTGGCGAGCGTTTCATCGTGGCGGCGATCCTGGGCAGCGGGTCGATGGGCTACGTCTATAAGGCGTATCAGGCGCAGGTCGATCGCATGGTGGCGCTCAAGGTTTTTCATGCCGACAAGGTTGAAGGGACCTTAATGGGGCAGCGCACCGCGAGCTCCACGGGGCCCGGCGGCCAGGATCGTTTCGCGCAGGAGGCGCGGGTGCTGGCCAAGCTCTCGCATCCGAACTGCGTGACGCTCTACGACTTTGGGGTGAGCGAAGATGAGCGATTTCTGTACATCGCCATGGAGCACGTCGCCGGGGTCTCGCTGCGCAAGGCAGTGCGGCGCGGGCTGAAGATCGATGCGATCCTGGAGATCGTGCGCCAGATGTTAATGGCGCTGCGCGAGGCGCACTCCCTGGACATCGTGCACCGCGATTTGAAGCCGGAGAACATCATCCTCTCGTACCGGCGCTCCAGCGATGAGCAGATCGTCAAGGTGCTCGACTTTGGCATCGCCAAGCTCTTGCAGCAGGATCCGCAATCGGCGCGCACCGCGGTGGGCCTGCTCTTCGGGACGCCGGCGTATATGAGCCCGGAGCAATGCCGGGGGGAGTCGGATATTGGTCCGGCCACCGACATCTACGCGCTGGGCTGCATGCTCTATGAGCTTGTGTGCGGGAAGTTGCCCTACGTGTCGAAGTCGCCGCAGGAGATGGTGCGCATGCATCAGCTGGAGCCCATTCCTGATCTGGAGCCGCGGCCCGGGTTGAAGGTGCCGGCGGGGCTGGAGACCTTTGTGCGCACGTGCATGGCCAAAAACCCCGGTGATCGTTACGCCGACGCTCATGCGGCGCTTGGTGCGTTTGAGTCGCTGGCGGGTAAGGCGTCCGGCCAGGCGTTGCGGGTGGGCACACCGGAAGGCTCCGCTCGAAAGGGGCGAGTGATGGTGCCGGGCGATCGCATCATCGGCAATAACGTCGATCCCACCGTCGATCGCGCCGCGCCGGCGGGGCTCTCGGCGCGTGCGATCAGCGCGCAGCCTGCTGCGGCTCCGACCGATGGCGTGCGCGATACGGCTCGTGGTGAGGTGGGGGGAAAGAAGGCTTCGTCGCGCTCGATTGCGGCGATGTTGCGCCAGGGGAACAACGCGCTTGTGCTCATCGCGCTCAGCGTGGTGCTGATCTTTTGCGCGCTGCTCTTTACCTACATCTACCTCTCGACGCGCGGCTAA
- the meaB gene encoding methylmalonyl Co-A mutase-associated GTPase MeaB, with product MTSADLATRILNREPRAAARLMRLVDDGAPAAREVLARLSPHTGNAYILGVTGNPGSGKSTLVNRLIARLRALDQTVGCVAIDPTSPFSGGAILGDRVRMQEHAMDPGVFIRSVATRGNLGGISRSTPAMVQVLDAMGFDWIIVETVGVGQDEVDIVRLADTSVVVLVPGLGDDVQADKAGLMEIADIFALNKSDVAGHARLQREIRAMLALHRQARSDAESWFPQICPTRASEGEGVETLVETIFEHREWLEESAPLELRRRERAEHLIALIARTELHARLQHAAQTDLIKELATRLVDGQTNPYAAADQVLEAILKASS from the coding sequence ATGACATCCGCCGACCTCGCCACGCGCATCCTCAACCGTGAGCCGCGCGCTGCCGCACGCCTGATGCGCCTTGTGGACGACGGTGCCCCGGCCGCCCGCGAGGTCCTGGCGCGCCTCTCCCCGCATACCGGCAACGCCTACATCCTGGGCGTCACAGGCAACCCGGGCTCGGGAAAATCGACGCTGGTCAACCGCCTCATTGCCCGCCTTCGCGCCCTCGACCAGACCGTAGGCTGCGTGGCCATCGATCCCACAAGCCCCTTCTCCGGAGGAGCCATCCTGGGCGACCGCGTGCGCATGCAAGAGCACGCGATGGACCCGGGCGTCTTCATCCGCTCGGTGGCCACCCGCGGCAACCTCGGGGGCATCTCCCGCTCCACGCCGGCGATGGTCCAGGTGCTCGACGCGATGGGTTTCGACTGGATCATCGTCGAGACCGTCGGCGTCGGTCAGGACGAGGTCGATATCGTGCGCCTGGCCGACACCAGCGTGGTGGTCCTTGTCCCCGGCCTCGGCGACGACGTGCAGGCCGATAAGGCGGGCCTGATGGAGATCGCCGACATCTTCGCCCTCAACAAAAGCGACGTCGCCGGGCACGCCCGACTTCAGCGCGAGATCCGCGCTATGCTCGCCCTGCACCGCCAGGCGCGCAGCGACGCCGAGAGCTGGTTCCCGCAGATCTGCCCCACCCGGGCAAGCGAGGGCGAAGGCGTGGAGACTCTCGTCGAGACCATCTTCGAGCACCGCGAGTGGCTGGAGGAGTCCGCGCCGCTGGAGCTGCGCCGACGCGAGCGCGCCGAACACCTCATCGCCCTCATTGCGCGCACCGAGCTTCACGCACGCCTTCAACACGCCGCGCAGACCGACCTCATCAAAGAGCTCGCCACACGCCTCGTCGACGGGCAGACCAACCCCTACGCCGCTGCCGACCAGGTACTTGAGGCCATCCTCAAAGCGTCCTCCTGA
- a CDS encoding acyl-CoA dehydrogenase family protein: MNLQLTPTQRDVQARARELCGEHIAPRALLRDASAEFPLDDLRRLADAGLMGVNIAAELGGLEAGVVAYSLAVQAVAKADPAVAVTMAVNNMVGEVLAYFGTDAQKQELVPKMTSGEFSSGSFCLSEPGSGSDAAGMLTRATRTSEGWRINGTKAWITSGAYAGVFLVWAQTSVDGEDPGISLFIVDPTLEGISVGPPEEKMGQHASNTVSLAFDDVLIPADAVLGELGKGFRIAMMALDGGRIGIASQSIGIADAALELATEAGVGKHPQSADAFEMMHARVEAARQLTLRAAWLKESGSSNFSREASMAKLMASEVANEVARQCLALVGPAAAAYDHPLAKLVRDARVTRIYEGTSEIQRVVIARDLIRNGAA; the protein is encoded by the coding sequence ATGAACCTGCAACTTACCCCGACCCAACGTGACGTGCAGGCCCGCGCCCGCGAGCTCTGCGGCGAACACATCGCCCCGCGCGCCCTCCTCCGCGACGCCAGCGCCGAGTTCCCGCTCGACGATCTTCGCCGCCTGGCCGACGCCGGGCTGATGGGCGTCAACATCGCCGCTGAGCTGGGCGGGCTTGAGGCCGGCGTCGTCGCCTACAGCCTGGCCGTGCAGGCCGTGGCCAAAGCCGACCCGGCCGTCGCCGTCACCATGGCAGTTAACAATATGGTCGGTGAGGTTCTGGCCTACTTCGGTACCGACGCGCAGAAGCAGGAGCTGGTGCCGAAGATGACCTCCGGTGAGTTCTCCAGCGGGTCGTTTTGCCTCAGTGAGCCCGGCAGCGGCTCGGATGCCGCCGGCATGCTCACCCGCGCCACCCGCACCTCCGAGGGGTGGCGCATCAACGGCACCAAGGCCTGGATCACCTCCGGCGCCTACGCCGGCGTCTTCCTCGTCTGGGCCCAGACCAGCGTCGATGGCGAAGATCCGGGCATCTCCCTCTTCATCGTCGACCCGACGCTCGAAGGCATCTCGGTGGGGCCGCCCGAAGAGAAGATGGGCCAGCACGCCTCCAACACCGTCTCCCTTGCCTTTGACGACGTACTCATCCCAGCCGATGCGGTGCTCGGTGAGCTCGGCAAAGGCTTTCGCATCGCGATGATGGCGCTTGATGGTGGCCGTATCGGCATCGCCAGCCAGTCCATCGGCATCGCCGACGCCGCGCTGGAGCTCGCCACAGAAGCCGGCGTGGGCAAGCACCCGCAAAGCGCCGACGCCTTCGAGATGATGCACGCCCGCGTGGAAGCTGCCCGACAGCTCACCCTGCGCGCGGCCTGGCTCAAAGAGAGCGGATCGAGCAACTTCTCGCGCGAGGCCAGCATGGCCAAGCTCATGGCCTCGGAGGTCGCCAACGAGGTCGCGCGTCAGTGCCTGGCGCTGGTCGGTCCGGCGGCCGCCGCCTACGACCACCCGCTGGCCAAACTCGTACGCGACGCGCGCGTCACCCGCATCTACGAGGGAACCAGCGAGATCCAGCGCGTTGTCATCGCCCGTGATTTGATCCGAAACGGCGCGGCCTGA
- a CDS encoding 3-hydroxybutyryl-CoA dehydrogenase encodes MSSTIQSIGVVGAGQMGNGIAQVAAVAGFDVILSDLNQDALDAAVASITKSLDKLVSKERLGADDRDKALGRITTTTSIEDFSKSDLIIEAIVENLSIKLDLFKKLDEIAPAHAILASNTSSISITQIAGATTRPDKVVGMHFMNPVPLMKLVELIEGLATSDETSAAVKAVAEKMGKTTVFAQDYAGFIVNRILMPMINEAVYALMEGVGSVEDIDTAMKLGTNQPMGPLTLADFIGLDTCLAIMEVLHNDLGDSKYRPCPLLRNYVNAGWLGRKSGRGFYNYNA; translated from the coding sequence ATGTCGAGCACGATTCAATCGATTGGTGTGGTGGGCGCAGGTCAGATGGGCAACGGCATCGCGCAGGTGGCCGCGGTGGCCGGCTTTGACGTGATCCTCTCCGACCTTAACCAGGACGCGCTCGACGCAGCCGTCGCGTCGATTACCAAAAGCCTCGACAAGCTCGTGAGCAAAGAGCGCCTGGGCGCCGACGATCGCGACAAGGCCCTTGGCCGTATCACGACCACGACCTCCATCGAAGACTTCTCCAAGAGCGACCTCATCATTGAGGCCATCGTCGAGAACCTCTCCATCAAGCTCGACCTCTTCAAAAAGCTCGACGAGATCGCGCCCGCACATGCCATCCTCGCCAGCAACACCTCCAGCATCTCCATTACGCAGATCGCCGGCGCCACCACGCGCCCCGACAAAGTCGTGGGCATGCACTTTATGAACCCGGTCCCCCTGATGAAGCTCGTCGAGCTCATTGAGGGCCTGGCCACCAGCGATGAGACCAGCGCGGCGGTCAAAGCGGTGGCCGAGAAGATGGGCAAGACCACCGTCTTCGCTCAGGACTACGCCGGCTTTATCGTCAACCGCATCCTCATGCCCATGATCAACGAGGCGGTCTACGCCCTGATGGAAGGCGTGGGTTCTGTGGAAGACATCGACACCGCCATGAAGCTCGGCACCAACCAGCCGATGGGCCCGCTGACCCTGGCCGACTTCATCGGCCTGGACACGTGTCTGGCGATCATGGAGGTCCTGCACAACGACCTGGGCGACAGCAAGTACCGCCCCTGCCCGCTGCTGCGTAACTACGTCAACGCCGGCTGGCTGGGCCGTAAGAGCGGCCGCGGCTTCTACAACTACAACGCCTAA
- a CDS encoding acyl-CoA dehydrogenase family protein codes for MNFQITEDQQILRQTVRRFADESLSSDAALRDHSPQSAWPTTLADLGLWSLAVPEAQGGAGFDLLTGALAIEELAARDASVACAVALTNAVVVPALAAGQHPLRDAIAAGSSLAGAGWQATSAGGVPETINMAPAGATHQVSHELDGGSARWVLSELGGESRSPSTGLRALSQAPLSTSGENDLLVEDPALDREAYIRTGALLAAVGVGIAAGALRLGLAYADERHQFKRPLHGFQAIQFKLATMATEVEAARQLTHRACLTASPRDSRLALRLAKECAFKVADEALQIHGGYGYTREYPVERHFRDAVQLSTLDLWELR; via the coding sequence ATGAACTTCCAGATCACCGAAGATCAGCAGATCCTGCGCCAGACGGTGCGCCGCTTCGCCGACGAGAGCCTCAGCTCCGACGCCGCGCTCCGAGACCACTCCCCGCAGAGCGCCTGGCCCACAACGCTGGCCGACCTCGGATTGTGGAGCCTGGCGGTGCCCGAGGCCCAGGGCGGCGCAGGCTTCGATCTGCTCACCGGCGCGCTGGCCATCGAGGAGCTCGCCGCGCGCGACGCGTCGGTGGCCTGCGCCGTGGCGCTGACCAACGCGGTGGTGGTCCCGGCGCTGGCCGCAGGCCAGCACCCGTTGCGTGACGCCATCGCCGCCGGAAGCTCGCTGGCCGGCGCAGGTTGGCAGGCGACGAGCGCCGGAGGCGTGCCCGAAACGATCAACATGGCGCCGGCCGGCGCCACCCACCAGGTCAGCCATGAGCTCGATGGTGGGAGCGCCCGCTGGGTTCTCTCGGAGCTGGGGGGGGAGAGCCGCTCCCCCTCGACCGGCCTGCGAGCCTTATCGCAAGCGCCCCTGAGCACATCGGGCGAAAACGATCTTCTCGTGGAGGACCCCGCCCTCGACCGCGAGGCCTACATCCGCACCGGCGCCCTGCTCGCAGCTGTCGGCGTCGGTATCGCCGCCGGCGCGCTTCGCCTGGGGTTGGCCTACGCCGATGAACGCCACCAGTTCAAACGCCCCCTCCACGGCTTTCAGGCCATCCAGTTTAAGCTCGCGACGATGGCCACCGAGGTCGAAGCCGCCCGCCAGCTCACCCACCGCGCCTGCCTGACCGCCTCGCCACGCGACAGCCGCCTGGCGCTGCGCCTGGCAAAAGAATGCGCCTTTAAGGTCGCCGACGAAGCTCTGCAAATCCACGGCGGCTACGGCTACACCCGCGAATACCCCGTGGAGCGCCACTTCCGCGACGCGGTCCAGCTCTCCACCCTCGACCTCTGGGAGCTGCGCTGA
- a CDS encoding peptidylprolyl isomerase, which produces MIHRLPYSAHALAGLLSGVLVCACASPAVQPSPGPTSGPDSEASSPASELPPDAPESARTPPTPDDALRYTRDLSSSGQLVAILETSQGSISCELFEDRAPLTVANFVGLARGLKAYVDPQTDRSVTGIPFFNGQRFHRVIPGFLIQGGDPTGTGYGGPGYAIPDEFHPELRHDRPGTLSMANLGPDTGGSQFFITETAAPHLDDRHTVFGRCSDLETIRAISHMPADPENRPAEDVLLLQVVIERRAE; this is translated from the coding sequence ATGATCCATCGACTTCCCTACTCCGCGCATGCTCTGGCCGGCCTACTCTCGGGTGTGCTTGTCTGCGCATGCGCGAGCCCGGCGGTGCAGCCCTCCCCCGGGCCAACTTCGGGTCCCGACAGCGAGGCGTCCAGCCCCGCGTCAGAGCTTCCGCCCGACGCTCCTGAGAGCGCCCGCACGCCTCCCACGCCCGACGACGCGCTTCGCTACACCCGGGACCTGAGCTCATCAGGCCAGCTAGTGGCGATCCTCGAGACCTCCCAGGGCAGCATCAGCTGTGAACTTTTCGAGGATCGCGCGCCGCTGACCGTCGCCAACTTTGTGGGCCTGGCGCGTGGCCTCAAAGCCTACGTCGATCCTCAGACCGACCGCTCCGTCACCGGCATCCCCTTCTTCAACGGACAGCGCTTTCATCGCGTGATCCCGGGCTTTTTGATCCAGGGCGGCGACCCGACGGGCACCGGCTATGGCGGCCCGGGCTATGCCATCCCCGATGAGTTTCACCCGGAACTTCGCCACGACCGCCCCGGCACCTTGAGCATGGCGAACCTCGGACCAGACACCGGCGGGAGCCAGTTCTTCATCACTGAGACAGCGGCACCACACCTCGACGACCGCCACACCGTGTTTGGTCGGTGCAGCGATCTCGAGACCATTCGCGCCATCTCACATATGCCCGCAGATCCCGAAAATCGCCCTGCCGAAGACGTGCTTCTTCTTCAGGTCGTCATCGAACGACGCGCCGAATAG
- a CDS encoding cobalamin B12-binding domain-containing protein gives MSDANAPHPTTYRVLIGKPGLDGHDRGAKVIARALRDAGFEVIYSGLHQTPEMLVRTAIQEDVDCVGLSILSGAHNTLMPEVVRLLNEQGAGDIFVFGGGIIPEPDIAELKAAGVRAIFTPGTPTTEVIAFVRQECERKNA, from the coding sequence ATGTCCGACGCCAACGCTCCTCATCCCACAACCTACCGCGTGCTCATCGGCAAGCCCGGCCTCGACGGCCACGATCGCGGCGCCAAAGTCATCGCCCGCGCGCTGCGCGATGCGGGCTTCGAGGTCATCTACAGTGGTCTTCATCAGACCCCGGAGATGCTCGTGCGCACCGCCATCCAGGAAGACGTCGACTGCGTGGGGCTCTCCATCCTCTCCGGCGCGCATAACACGCTGATGCCCGAGGTCGTGCGCCTGCTCAACGAGCAAGGCGCCGGCGACATCTTCGTCTTCGGCGGCGGCATCATCCCCGAGCCGGACATCGCCGAGCTCAAAGCCGCCGGCGTGCGCGCGATCTTCACCCCGGGCACGCCTACCACCGAAGTCATCGCGTTTGTGCGCCAGGAATGTGAGCGCAAAAACGCCTGA
- a CDS encoding enoyl-CoA hydratase/isomerase family protein: MTTFETLKLERLEGGIALLTVNRPDKLNALNAQVLSDLHEAALSLKDDASLRALVLTGEGRAFVAGADIAAMSDMSEEASYEFSSLGHRAMSELSNLPVPVIAAVNGFALGGGLELALTADLIYVSEKARLGLPEVGLGIIPGFGGTQRLGRRIGWQRAKELLFTGRTISADDALAYGLALDVLPLEGFLDAIIEIARTIASRGPLAIRAAKQAMVQGRDLPIDQANQKEVEAFSGLWNTHDRAEGMAAFLEKRTPTYEGR; encoded by the coding sequence ATGACGACGTTTGAAACTCTGAAACTCGAGCGGCTTGAAGGGGGCATCGCCCTCCTGACCGTCAACCGACCCGACAAGCTCAACGCGCTCAACGCGCAGGTGCTCAGCGACCTTCATGAGGCGGCGCTCTCGCTCAAAGACGACGCCTCGTTGCGCGCGCTCGTCCTCACCGGTGAGGGCCGCGCCTTTGTCGCCGGCGCCGACATCGCCGCGATGTCCGACATGAGCGAAGAGGCCTCCTACGAGTTCTCCAGCCTGGGCCACCGCGCGATGAGCGAGCTGAGCAACCTGCCGGTGCCGGTGATTGCGGCCGTCAACGGGTTTGCGCTCGGCGGCGGGCTGGAGCTCGCGCTGACCGCCGACCTCATCTATGTCAGCGAGAAGGCCAGGCTCGGACTTCCCGAAGTCGGCCTGGGCATCATCCCGGGCTTTGGCGGCACCCAGCGCCTGGGCCGCCGCATCGGCTGGCAGCGCGCCAAAGAGCTCCTCTTCACCGGCCGCACCATCTCGGCCGACGACGCCCTGGCCTACGGCCTCGCGCTTGATGTGCTCCCGCTGGAGGGCTTCCTCGACGCGATCATTGAGATTGCGCGCACCATCGCCTCACGCGGCCCGCTGGCCATTCGTGCCGCCAAACAAGCGATGGTTCAGGGCCGCGATCTTCCGATCGACCAGGCCAACCAGAAAGAAGTCGAAGCCTTCTCCGGACTGTGGAACACCCACGACCGCGCCGAAGGCATGGCGGCATTTCTCGAAAAGCGCACCCCCACCTACGAGGGGCGCTAA